From Aspergillus luchuensis IFO 4308 DNA, chromosome 2, nearly complete sequence:
GCCGGTAGACCATATTGACGTTGATGTGATATGGGCGAGGGCCGTCGAAGACTTCGGCAGCCTTAGAGTACCCTGCCCATTTCAGAGCGTATTCCCACTTGTGGGGAGGCATGAACGGCTCATCAACTCTCCCATCATTCTCACCCAGCCACCACCCTGGCAATATTCCCATAATTCTTTGTCCAATGGGTCAGCGTGGACTCTGAATTAAGAGGAGCCTAGTACAAAGGTTGGAATATGGGAGACTTACAGGCTCAAAGCCCTTATCGTTGGGCATAATTCTTGCAAAAATAGGTAACCTCGGGGAGCAAGCAGCTTTCGTACGTTCATCAGAGTGTCGTGGATTATGGGAGTGGCATGTAGAACATTGCTTGCAATGATCAGATCGTATGATTTGGCCTCAAACCCTTGTTCGATTGGGTCTTTCGTGATGTCAAGCGTCTTGAATTCCAGTCCTTGATATTCCTTGAACCTTCTCTGCGCAGCGGGAAAGAATCCAGCGGAAATATCAGTAAAGGTGTACAGCGAGTACAGGCGGTCACACTCCGGGCCAGAGGATGTGGTTAGACCTCGCAGGGCCGTTGCCGTGACGCTTCCAGTGCCAGCCCCAATCTCGAGCACCCTCAAGGTGGGATTTGTATGGCCTGCAGAAGCGAAGAACTTGACTGAGTCTGTTCTAGACTCAGCGAAATCATAATACTTGCCAAGTCCGTTGTCTGCTTGGAGTAATTCCAGACTGTCCACTTGCCCCTGGGTGAGAGCAATGCAATTATCTAGAATCCTGGTGATGAGCTCGGCTACGATTCCAGCGTCGGTTTGCGACACGAGGTGTTTCAACTCGTGAATTAATGCGAGCCGGGCATCAGTGCTGTGAAATAACATCTCCTCTGCATTTGGAAGCAAATCGTACTTGTTGTTCCATGCCCTAACTATCTGGAGCTCAATCCACGAGCGGAACTTCTGTAGGTGCTTGATGTCACAGTCCAGATGGAATGTCCGATGGCCTATCTCAACCATACACAGAAGTGCCAGTTTTTCCAGTCGTTCAAGGTTTGTTGAGCACTTTCTTGAGCTCACACTGGTTCTGATCATGAAATGTATCATGTTCAGTTGAAGGTGGGGCTTCCAGTGTAATTTAGCCGCCCCGATCGTATCAGGCTTGTCCGCTATTGAATTTGTTTCCAAAGGGGAATACCTGGCTCCCGCTAGAGACAGAAAAATGCCTTTTTCGGACTTCGCTACCACTTTTCCCGAAATCGCACTGGTAGAGCTAGTTGTGGCAGCAGCCTCGACGACCGCATCCGTGGAACTCCTGCTGCCACTGATATAGATTTGCTCAATCCTTGTTGGAACACATAAATGAGACATGCGACGGTAAATACCGCCACAACTTGCTGGAACCAACAGTTGCAGACAGTGATCTATGGTTGTTGGATGAACGACATAGGGAGACTCAGATACCGTAGTTGCCACTAGCCTGGCAGAAGCCATGTTCTTACCCGGTAGACAAGTCACATCAGTCAACCCTCGAAAACATGGACCATAATTAAGACCgattctcttcatcattgcATACAGGCTGTTGGCTGACCGGGGATGCTGGGAAGAGGGCGGTATTGACGTAGGATGCGTGCCTCCCGCTCTGATCTGGCCTACACAGTGCTTGATCCAGGCATTCTCATTGAACGAGATTATGCTGAATTCCCACCAGTCAGAGTCCAACATAGTGGTTAGCCGGATAGGATGTAGATTCGTGATCATCTCAACTGTCTTGGACTCATCCAATATTAATGCTGTGTGCACCATGACATCCCGGAAAGTGCAACGGTCGTCTGAGGAGATCTGTCGCATGGCCTCCACTGCCATTGCAAGGTAGCCTGCACAGGGGAATACAGTATCATTGATAATTCGATGATCATGGAGCCATGGCATGTCTTCTAAACGAAGCATGTTGCGCCATTCGGGTCGTAGGTCGTTGCCCTCCAAGGTGCGAGAGCCCAGTAACTCGTGGTGAGGAAATTCACGGGACCTCCACTCCTTGCACATTCTGCTTTCGGACCAATACTCATTCTCATGGTGCCACTGGTATAGTGGCAGGTTAGTGAGCAAGCGCCTTGCTAGGCAGATCTTTTGAAAATCCAATGATACATTGTTCAAGTATAGCTCCCCGACCATGTGAAGTATGGATTCGGTACAGTCCTTACCCCTTGTCATGGCTGTGACGTAAATGTCTTTAGACCGGTTAGCTTCTTGGGAAATCTGTCGGAGCGGCCCTTTGAGGGCACCATGTGGACCCATCTCGAGGAAAAGATGCTCGGTGGATCCTTCGCTGTCCATCAAATGCTTGACAGCACCATAGAATAGGACCGGCTTTTCCGCGTTTTCTCGCCAGTAGCCCGCATTTAAACGACCTGGCCCTTCTATTCTCTTTTCATAGACACTCGAGAAAAAGGGCACTACAGGAGCCTTGCTGTGGACATGCTGACTCAAGAAGGACTCAATCGATTCGCCAATGTTCAGGATATGGTCTGTGTGATGATCAATTTTCAAAATCCAACAATTTGTGTATATCTGTAGAAGAGCAAACTGGGTACCTACGAGAATGATACCCCATCTCCACATTCAACCTACGAACGAAACACCCCGGATCGTCTCTCTTGATTGCTTCACAGGCCTTTTCCAAGACATCAAGATCTCCTGATAGCGTAACACTCTGCGGGCTATTTTCGCACGCTATCACGATCCCTTGAGTCAAATAGCGGGCGACTTCCTTATAGCCAAGCCCTATGGCGGCCATCCCACCCGGCCGTGGGTATCCTTTGGTCAAGTACCCACGGTAGTATGCGATTGTTATTGCTTCTCCGGCTGTGATTGCCTTTGAAGCGTAAGCGGCTGCGATCTCTCCACCCGAGTGACCAATTACTGCGTCAGGCCAAATGCCccatcgacgaagaaggtTCACTAATGCCACTTGAACAGCCGTGACTAGCGGCTGGGAGTACTCTGACTTGGATAGGTTGCTAGTGCGTTCTGGCTCCAACAATTCTTCTCTGAGATTCCAAGAAGGGGCATGTTCCAGTCTGGCCAGTACGCCGCTCAAATCAGTAATGTCTTCGTCGAAAGAGGGATAGTCAATTATCAGCTCTTTAGCCATTCCTGCCCATTGGGACCCTTGACCAGGGAAGACCATTGTTATCGTGGGCgtctccttgatcttggtcAAGCgagagaagaccaaggcatCGTGTGATGCACTGGTGACACAGTAGACTCTGTTAGCTAGATGTTCTCGTCGATTACACAAAGTGTATGAAATTTCCGCCATCAAAGATGGATTGCAACGAATATATCGTTCATGCTCGAGTAGGCTCTGTGCCAGTGACACTGGGTGTGCTGCTGATATTACGTGGATGAACGTCCGAGGACGCGGAAGCGATTTCGAGTTTCCACAAATTGCCCCCGAGTCCTGGCTATCGCTGTCGGATGTAGTAGTTTGGGACATGAAAGGTGCAGCACTCTCGAGGATGGCATGTGCATTTGCTCCCGCAATACCAAAGGAGTTTACGCTCGCTCTCAGCGGCTTATGGGACGGCCAGTTCATAAGGTCGACTGGGACCTCCATGTTAGCCTCCTTGAAGGGTATATTCGGGTTCGGAGTCGAGAAGTTTATGTTCGGGGGAAGCTTCGTGTTCTCCAACGCCAGTATGACCTTCACAACAGACGATACCCCGCAAGCGCCCTCACTATGACCCAGGTTCGGCTTGACGCTTCCAATGTAGACTGGATCCTAATTACCTCCGAAGACTCGTGCAATTGCCGTAGCTTCGACGGGGTCACCCACAGGTGTACCTGTCCCATGAGCCTCGACAAAAACGGTTTGCTTAGGGTCGAGCGACACTTCTCGATATGCTTGACGGATCAATGCCTCATGTGCATCAGAGCTGGGCGTCGTCATTCTCGGCGTTCCGCCGTCGAAATTCGTCGCAGTCGCCCTGATGACGGCACGAATTGCATCGCCATTTTTGATCGCCTCTCCAAGGGACTTGACATAGATGACATTGATGGCTTCCCCCTTGGCATACCCGTTCGCTGCCACATCAAAAGTTTTGCACGAACCGTCAGGTGATAGTGTACCTTGCTCCGCCGTGGCAATGGACATTGTGGGCGAGAATATAAGATTCGTACCCGCAACCAGTGCCCCGGAACAATCGCCCGCACGAATCGCTCGAATAGCTTCATGCAAAGCAATCAAGGACGATGAGCACCCAGCTTTGATGGTGAAAGAAGGTCCTTTCAGATCGTATTCGTAACTTATTCGATTAGAGAGGGAAACATCATGCCCTCCAAGGACTCGGAACATGCCTGCATCCTGGATATCCTTGGCATGGAGATCCAACCAGTCCTGTCCGGTGCACGTCTTAAATCAGTTCCTTCtagtttctatatttatttctctgCTTACCTCGCCCCAGACTCCAACATAACAACCAGTTTTGCTGCCGCGCCAGTTCACTTGACCCGAGGATTGCATGCATTCATAGACAACTTCGAGCAGCATCCGTTGCTGGGGGTCAACATCGTCCGCCTCTTTTGGACtcatcgagaagaaggaagtaTCAAAATATTTCAGGTTATCACTCTCGGCGAGAAAGTGTCCATGTTTCATCGTGACCGATCCTGCTCGTCCAGTTGGGCTATAGAATCCGTTCACATTGAACCGACTTTGGGGGATCTTGCTTCGCGTGGATCGCTTCTCTGTGATAAGCTTCCAGAGTTCTTCCCCGGTATGAATTGCCCCAGGTAGTCGCAATCCAAATCCAACTATTGCTATCGGCTCCAAGGGGCTGTCAGTTTCACCATGGGTCACAGGCTCATTCGGGAGCTGCACGGACAGCACCGGGGCAGGTAAATCTTTGGAATCCATTATGGGTCTGATGAACATAGAGAAATTGGATATGAAGAAGAGTGAATGAGgggagatcatcttcatATGATAAGACTAAAGCGAGGCAGCGAGACTGGCATGAGGTATGACGAACGGCATGGCCCTTCAGCGGAGCTTTAGATCCGGGAACCTTCAGTCAGGCCCCTTTCAACGATCATTGGACACAAATAGCATAAAGTTACCTTGGCTGTAGCTAATTAGATTCCAAGGGTTTTCATAATTCTTCTTGTTCCATGATTCCCAATCATTCGCTTAGAAACGTGACATTCATCTCTTGGACCTCTCCCATCTTTAGCAACAACGGTGGATCCGGCACAGGGCATGTCAGTCAACCAACGAAACAATtgaaagaataaaattatcaTCAAGTTAGTGAGCAAGATGCGGCGAGACAATGACCTCGGTCGATGGTAACGTGATGGTTGGCTTAGATACTGAAGCACAAAGTTAATTGGGGAGTGCGAAATGACAGGCAAGTCAGCTGACGGGAAACCAAACCGACCAACCGATATATACTTTGGCTTATCTATTCCAATAATTATAGCTCCAGAGTCATGTGCGGGGATTCAGGCCTTGGTAGATAACTGGCGTGTGAAGCAAGGTCATATTCAGCAATCCGCCAACCGGGCAATCTTCATGTGCTTCGAGTCGATAGCACAGAAAGTACAAGTTCAGATGCAGCTGGTCTTTTCCACGCGACAAGCCACCTTTCTTCACTAAGCTGTTCTCCTCGATGGAGGACCGTCCGGGGTCTTTGTTCTGTTCAAAAGGAAATCATGTGGGTCATACATATTAACCTTAGGATAGCTTATTTGGATTTAATTACGACTGGTAGGTCTAGGCCCCATAATAAGTCTGTGGGAAATCATTTGCTTTGACAGTATTATCTGTTTCTAACCCTAGAATCATGAGTAATTTGCCTGTTTTTGCTGACATACCCTGATATAGAAACTGGTCAACACCCATATTCGGGATATGACCCAGCTGACAATCCATAGAAGAGTCCATATGCTTAGTGATACCTCCATACCATGTAATAGAGTCAACTATTATTCCCCAAAGTTCGCCTCATTTTCTATGCCGTAATCAGTGGAGGGCGCCCTCCGTATAGAGAATAGTTAGGGCAAATGAGTCAAAAGCGGGTCCAGTGCGGGGACTCCGCAATGGGTTCCAGAAATGACATGCTTCTCGGCGTCGCTATCTCCAAATTTTTTCGCACACTGCCGCCATGTCGACAACTACCACTACAGTGACCAGTGAGATCAGCTCACTCCGTCTCTCTGCTGAAGAAGTCCGACTTCCAGCCCCTCGAGATGACCGAAAGTCACGCCTGCAACAAGTCGTCGTGATCCCCCAGCTATTCGCCGTCACTCTCACGGCCAGTGTGATCAATGGCTTGGTTGTAGTCGGGCTCCCCACCATCACTGCAGACCTCCAGCTGCCCCCTTCGCTCTCCCTATGGCCATCCTCGGTATGCAGTCTCGCCACGGCCTCTACACTTCTTCTGTCCGGCTCAATTGCAGACACAATTGGCCCACGATGGGTGGAACTAGTCGGATCTCTCGCCAGTGGCGCCCTGATGCTTGGACAGGGTCTGTCGCAAACTGGCATTGAGCTGGTGATCATGCGAGCCTTCCAGGGTGTCGGTCTCTCAATGCACCTCGCCTCTTCGGTGTCCATTGTTACCCAACTTTTACCCCCTGGTAAAGGCCGCAATCTGGCATTCTCTTGCATTGGTCTGAGCCAGCCATTGGGCTTCTCACTGGGCCTAGTAGTAGGCGGAATTCTAATTGACACAATCGGCTGGCGCGCAGGCTGGTACATAGCCGGAGGAATCactctcttcttcactgTCATCGGATTGTGGTCGTTACCGAAGAGCCCCGTCCAGCGAGATGGACACATCCTGCGCAATGTCCGAACCAAGATCGACTGGGTGGGAGCTGGACTTGCTTCAGCATTTATGGCTTTGCTCTGCTACCTGCTCGCGTGGGTACCCTCAAACACCAACACTATACCCCAATCTAACCAATTTACAAACACAGCATCCTCAGCGCAAACCCCTCCCGCATCCGCTCCGCAgaaagcatcatcatcctctgcgTCGCCGCCATCGCCCTCCCCACCTTCATCACCTGGGTCCATTTCCAAGTCAAGCGCGGCAAACCAGCCCTAATCCCCAACGCACTATGGAGAAACACCTCTTTTTCGAGCATCTGCGCGACAGTCGCCCTCTCCAACGCAGTAATCAACTCCATGGAACTCTTCGCCAGTTTATTGTACGTCCCCGCCTCCCGTCCCCATCCTCTTGCCAGGTCATcctcttttatttttatcaaCACGTACTAACAAAACACCCCAAACAGCTTCCAAGAAATCCAATCCCTCAGTGCCCTCGGCGCCTCGATCCGCATCCTCCCCAGCCTAATCGTCGGCGTGCTCATCAACCTCGTAATCGGCTTCTTCGTACACCGCATCCCCGCCTACTGGATCGTAACcatcacctccttcttctgcgccTTCTCCCCACTCCTCATGGCTGTTATCAACCCAGCCTGGACATACTGGGCGAATGCCTTCGTCGCGCAACTCCTGCAGCCCATTAGCGCGGACGCGCTCTTCACGGTAGGGTTGATCGTTATCACGAATGTGTTTCCGGATGATACGCAGGCGTTGGCCGGGGCGGTGTTTAATACCTCGGCGCAATTTGGGAGTGCGTTGGGAATGGCGGTGCTGCAGGTGATTTCGACGGTTGTgactgaggagaaggagaagggtggaGAGAGTGAGAAGAGGGCATTGATGGAGGGATATCGGGCCAGTTTTTGGACTATGTttgggttgatggtggtttgtACGGCGGTGGGGTTCTTTGGGTTGAGGAGAtcggggagggtggggtTGAAGAGGGATTAGGTTGTTGTTATTTGGGTTGTTTTGGGGGGTTTGTGGTTTATTTTTGTGCTGGGTGGGGTGTTGGGTTAGGAAAAGTTTGTTGGGTTTTTGATTTCATTGTCTATATTCAATTGGGTTGGCATGGTTTTTAGGGTTGTTGTGCATCTGCAGGAAGTGGGACATAATAGACTGTGACAATATGATTAGCGAAGGGAAAGCATACTTCCAAGGATACTTCGaaaatagttaaattatattcataACCGAAAGTCTGGCATTCTTGTCTCAGAGTATACTGTAAAATATTCAACAGAACCCCTTCACCCTCTTCGATTCCTCACACTTCAAAACAGCCTCTCAACCTGTACATCACTTCGCACTACCCACCCCGAGCGCCTCAACCGCCTGCCTCGCCAACCCCTCAAACGTCATCTCCGGCGCAGTAAATGCGTGAAAACTCAAAGCTAGTCCAAACTCCCCAAACAACCACTGCTGCAATTCGGACCCAATCATGCTATCCAGTCCATACGAGGCAACAGTCCCTTTACTGAGATTTATTTCGtgaatctccctccccaacataCTCGCGCATTTCTGTACAATCCTATCTCCAACGCGCGCCATCAACGTCTCATaatccagctcctccccatcaccgaTAACTTCCCCATCCGGCTTCGAAGCTCTCAACGAACCCTGCAAAAGATCCAAGTCCCGCTGTACGCCGCGTAGACGAGCATCGCCATGCCAGAATAGACGATTTGTACCGGCAGAACGGTGTAGCAGGGAAGGATCGAGGCCTAGTATAAGATGGCTGGGACTGTTCGGGGACCTGGCGACTTCGAGACCCTCGAGCATCTCTACCTCGTCGATTCCGTAGAAGCCTAATCGCTGGAGGGAGTCTTCGACGGTCTGATTCTCTGCCACAACGCCGACGTCGAGGAGCATTGGTAGCGCTATCGAGCAGGCTGGTAGACCGAGGGACTGGCGGTATACTGCGAACGCATCGAGGAAGCTGTTCCCGGCACTGTAATTTGTCTGGCCTGGTGTGCCTATTGTGCCTGAGATCGAACTAGTCATGACGAAGAAGTCTAGTGGAGAGTTGATGAGGACGGAATGGAGGACATGTGCTATGCGGAGTTTGGGGGTGATAGCAGCTTGGTATTGTGCTGCTGTCATGCCCTGGAGTAGGCCGTCCTAATGGATGATTAGATCATGTTGTTGGAAATGGGAATAATGAAGTTCTTTACCTGCAGTACCATTGCAGCGTGCACCACACCGCGGATTGGTCTTTCTTTCATCACTCGGGCGACAATGGCTCTCATATCGGACTCATTGCCAGCATCAGCCTGGAACACCTGTACGGATGCGCCGGCCTTTTCGGCAAGTTCAACGGTCTGTGCTGCCTTTTGCTGCGTGGCGCCTGAGCGTGACACAAAAATGAAATGTCGACATCCTCGTTCCGTCATCCAGCGGACCAGACTGCTTCCAAGGCCGCCGAGCCCTCCGATAAGTAGGTATGCTGCATCAGGGAAGAATTTGACCCGTCGGATCGGAGGTAAGATCTGCAGTTGTCAGACTTGCAAAACACGAGACTAGTGAGAATTGCAACATACCTTCACCGAACTTTCACCATAGTTGAATCGCACTGCCGCATGTACCTCTTCAGCTGAACCTGGAGATGCTTTGAACTGGCTTCCCTTTGACTGCGTGGGCATTTGATCAATGTTGTACACTGACACATGGGACGTCCAGATGTCCTTGTTCTTTCTTAAAAACTCCAACCCATCCTGTAGGATTTCTGCCGCCATCTCTTGTCGTGTACCGAGGTTTTCGTATCCCATCGGCAGGAAAGAAGCACCCTTGGTAAAAGGACCTGTATCCAGCTTCCCTTCCATATCTTCATTGCATAAGACAAACCGACCGGCCGCTGATATGTGTCTCCATGCCTCTTGACCAGCTGCTGAGAATCGATTGCATATCACCAGTGAAAATTTCCCGGAGGTAGCTTCGAGAACTGGCGACATATGAGATGCATGCATAtcctcaacgacaacaatCGGAATGCCGGACGACGAGGCTTCATACAGTTCTTCGCTCTCTTCTTGTGTTGCTACAACGATAGTGATCCGGGCATTCAGTTCCTTACTGAGACTGATGGCCAACTTAGCAAACAAGAGGGGCATATGTAAAATGAGAATATGATCATCCTTTTTGGCTCTTCCTAACCATCTCATGCAGAGAAGGACTTTGCATACAGTTGAAAGGGTGGCGCAAAGGAGTGCTGGGTCGAGACCCTCACAATCGAAATAGCAacctttctttgtcttgacAATGGTTTGATAGCCACTCTGTGCGGCGAGTGTGACTACCTGACGAAGTGTACTTTCGCGACTATTGGAAATTGTATGGCCGACAACGATGACCGGTTGCTTTGTGCGTTGGTCAGGAGCGCAACCCTGGTACTCAGTCATCTCCACCTGGAGACATATCTCGTCCTCCTTTGAGTCTGTCATAAAATCTTCATTTGCCCTGAAGATTAACGCGCTGTTCACAAGCTCGCTCTGTAGCGGCATGTCCAGTGACAATTTCACCGCCTGACTATGTTCGGGGCATATACTGGGACATTCCCATGGCACCAGCCGATTGGTATGGAGAACTCCTTCGTGAAGCCAGAACTCCGTTTCATGACCAGAGCCCCGAGGTGCTGCAGTTCCCAGGGCTGTCAGCATAGCCTGTGCAATGCTATGAGGTGACTCCTCCCAATCGACATCCACTGATAGAATCTTAGCCCCAGGATGCTCTGATCTGGCAGCCCGCAGGAATCCTAGACTCAGGCCGCCTTCGGGAGTGCGACCTTGATTAACACCCAAAGTGAGCCAGAGAAGCACACTTTCCTCGGAGAGAaccagcttcttgagcaaGTCGAATTGTGTCTCGCAGGGATTCGACAAGATGC
This genomic window contains:
- a CDS encoding type I polyketide synthase (COG:Q;~EggNog:ENOG410PVV8;~InterPro:IPR016036,IPR016035,IPR016039,IPR018201, IPR042104,IPR014030,IPR011032,IPR013968,IPR013154, IPR001227,IPR032821,IPR014031,IPR006162,IPR014043, IPR020806,IPR020807,IPR020843,IPR020841,IPR029063, IPR036291,IPR013217;~PFAM:PF16197,PF00109,PF08659,PF13489,PF13649, PF08240,PF00698,PF13847,PF13602,PF14765,PF00107,PF00106, PF08242,PF08241;~SMCOG1022:Beta-ketoacyl synthase;~antiSMASH:Cluster_2.3;~go_function: GO:0004315 - 3-oxoacyl-[acyl-carrier-protein] synthase activity [Evidence IEA];~go_function: GO:0016491 - oxidoreductase activity [Evidence IEA];~go_function: GO:0016740 - transferase activity [Evidence IEA];~go_function: GO:0016746 - transferase activity, transferring acyl groups [Evidence IEA];~go_function: GO:0031177 - phosphopantetheine binding [Evidence IEA];~go_process: GO:0006633 - fatty acid biosynthetic process [Evidence IEA];~go_process: GO:0055114 - oxidation-reduction process [Evidence IEA]); the encoded protein is MDSKDLPAPVLSVQLPNEPVTHGETDSPLEPIAIVGFGLRLPGAIHTGEELWKLITEKRSTRSKIPQSRFNVNGFYSPTGRAGSVTMKHGHFLAESDNLKYFDTSFFSMSPKEADDVDPQQRMLLEVVYECMQSSGQVNWRGSKTGCYVGVWGEDWLDLHAKDIQDAGMFRVLGGHDVSLSNRISYEYDLKGPSFTIKAGCSSSLIALHEAIRAIRAGDCSGALVAGTNLIFSPTMSIATAEQGTLSPDGSCKTFDVAANGYAKGEAINVIYVKSLGEAIKNGDAIRAVIRATATNFDGGTPRMTTPSSDAHEALIRQAYREVSLDPKQTVFVEAHGTVYIGSVKPNLGHSEGACGVSSVVKVILALENTKLPPNINFSTPNPNIPFKEANMEVPVDLMNWPSHKPLRASVNSFGIAGANAHAILESAAPFMSQTTTSDSDSQDSGAICGNSKSLPRPRTFIHVISAAHPVSLAQSLLEHERYIRCNPSLMAEISYTLCNRREHLANRVYCVTSASHDALVFSRLTKIKETPTITMVFPGQGSQWAGMAKELIIDYPSFDEDITDLSGVLARLEHAPSWNLREELLEPERTSNLSKSEYSQPLVTAVQVALVNLLRRWGIWPDAVIGHSGGEIAAAYASKAITAGEAITIAYYRGYLTKGYPRPGGMAAIGLGYKEVARYLTQGIVIACENSPQSVTLSGDLDVLEKACEAIKRDDPGCFVRRLNVEMGYHSHHILNIGESIESFLSQHVHSKAPVVPFFSSVYEKRIEGPGRLNAGYWRENAEKPVLFYGAVKHLMDSEGSTEHLFLEMGPHGALKGPLRQISQEANRSKDIYVTAMTRGKDCTESILHMVGELYLNNVSLDFQKICLARRLLTNLPLYQWHHENEYWSESRMCKEWRSREFPHHELLGSRTLEGNDLRPEWRNMLRLEDMPWLHDHRIINDTVFPCAGYLAMAVEAMRQISSDDRCTFRDVMVHTALILDESKTVEMITNLHPIRLTTMLDSDWWEFSIISFNENAWIKHCVGQIRAGGTHPTSIPPSSQHPRSANSLYAMMKRIGLNYGPCFRGLTDVTCLPGKNMASARLVATTVSESPYVVHPTTIDHCLQLLVPASCGGIYRRMSHLCVPTRIEQIYISGSRSSTDAVVEAAATTSSTSAISGKVVAKSEKGIFLSLAGARYSPLETNSIADKPDTIGAAKLHWKPHLQLNMIHFMIRTSVSSRKCSTNLERLEKLALLCMVEIGHRTFHLDCDIKHLQKFRSWIELQIVRAWNNKYDLLPNAEEMLFHSTDARLALIHELKHLVSQTDAGIVAELITRILDNCIALTQGQVDSLELLQADNGLGKYYDFAESRTDSVKFFASAGHTNPTLRVLEIGAGTGSVTATALRGLTTSSGPECDRLYSLYTFTDISAGFFPAAQRRFKEYQGLEFKTLDITKDPIEQGFEAKSYDLIIASNVLHATPIIHDTLMNVRKLLAPRGYLFLQELCPTIRALSLIMGILPGWWLGENDGRVDEPFMPPHKWEYALKWAGYSKAAEVFDGPRPYHINVNMVYRHAQLLPNIHRVTLLHNVGQDIEHLLDTLTIRGYQVDLSTLQDGPPPDQDIISVLELEAPLFANISHEDLIAFQKMVARQGNSKILWLLPAAQNEVSSSPEFGLTLGLARTLRAENSVSFATLESNWLGDPLGLPIAKIFESLHGHNSLGSLDADSEFFIRNGTILVGRYYPASVAHDLALTASKPCAAKLAIGRPGLLQTLHWTPLPTTEPEHGEVVIQPRCAGLNFRDVLLAMGVLEDKEMSIGLEGSGVVTDVGTGVTNLQVGDRVIYLSKNCFATRITISATKCAMIPQSISYEEAATLPVVYATVIHSLLDVGGLQSGQSVLIHSACGDIGIAALNICQSIGRVQVYTTVGNEEKARYLTEAFIIPRSHIFNSRDTSFREALLAATEGRGVDLVLNSLSGELLHASWQCVAPCGKMLEIGKEDIVGKAQLDMGLFEANRSFIGIDLNGLDTSKRHRLLVRTLQMLESGDIKPISPMTVFPAVQIEDSFHYMQKGTHMGKIIVTIPEGGQDLPLAATTPDLTLRADASYLLVGGMGGLGRAIATWLVERGARHLIFFSRSAGTSEQDQRFIEELECQSCSVQTIQGSVINKEDVMSIVQVAKKPIKGVLQLSMVLQDKPFMEMDLSDWTAAIEPKVHGTWNLHHAMPEVLDFFFVAGSISGSFGSPGQANYAAANAFLNAFVQYRRSLGLPASVLHIGLMDDIGYLARNSDKADALRAADGYFLREKDLLDSLNWAIVKSAVDPMEDGSLTIGLRCDKPLSDPSNRILWRKDPRMAVFQNIYTEAPANSSGGNRKTDALKSFLTSVEADPETMLNDPASGELVTHELAVKIYTYMLQPLEDLDAGVSPAALGVDSLVTIEIRNWIKRSLGGIEISTLEILNAGSIATLGMSVIEALKKKFVSQIVRAEGGA
- a CDS encoding uncharacterized protein (COG:G;~EggNog:ENOG410PK4Z;~InterPro:IPR020846,IPR011701,IPR036259;~PFAM:PF07690;~SMCOG1005:Drug resistance transporter, EmrB/QacA;~TransMembrane:13 (i38-65o77-98i105-123o135-153i160-179o199-219i231-251o271-296i308-328o334-354i366-387o407-425i446-466o);~antiSMASH:Cluster_2.3;~go_function: GO:0022857 - transmembrane transporter activity [Evidence IEA];~go_process: GO:0055085 - transmembrane transport [Evidence IEA]), whose product is MSTTTTTVTSEISSLRLSAEEVRLPAPRDDRKSRLQQVVVIPQLFAVTLTASVINGLVVVGLPTITADLQLPPSLSLWPSSVCSLATASTLLLSGSIADTIGPRWVELVGSLASGALMLGQGLSQTGIELVIMRAFQGVGLSMHLASSVSIVTQLLPPGWYIAGGITLFFTVIGLWSLPKSPVQRDGHILRNVRTKIDWVGAGLASAFMALLCYLLAILSANPSRIRSAESIIILCVAAIALPTFITWVHFQVKRGKPALIPNALWRNTSFSSICATVALSNAVINSMELFASLFFQEIQSLSALGASIRILPSLIVGVLINLVIGFFVHRIPAYWIVTITSFFCAFSPLLMAVINPAWTYWANAFVAQLLQPISADALFTVGLIVITNVFPDDTQALAGAVFNTSAQFGSALGMAVLQVISTVVTEEKEKGGESEKRALMEGYRASFWTMFGLMVVCTAVGFFGLRRSGRVGLKRD